Proteins found in one Cytobacillus luteolus genomic segment:
- a CDS encoding anti sigma factor C-terminal domain-containing protein has protein sequence MRFNDGKGGRAPFDLDVVWMPLYTGEMKEFESGHSIAGGSFLSIAGIGLSSARATDEDYNSEFYSRLAQNTVETNQEFMLSNMEKLINEESKSYREDSLGLYYLEERYDYIKEHGFKVYGAVVTGPVKELIKLRDVKEIQSPTLGDFEYWNWVPREE, from the coding sequence ATTCGTTTTAATGATGGGAAGGGAGGGCGAGCGCCCTTTGATTTAGATGTTGTTTGGATGCCACTGTATACTGGTGAAATGAAAGAATTTGAATCGGGTCACTCGATTGCAGGAGGAAGTTTTTTATCCATTGCTGGTATAGGATTATCGAGTGCTAGAGCCACAGATGAAGACTATAACTCAGAATTTTATAGTAGGTTAGCGCAAAACACGGTTGAGACGAATCAAGAGTTTATGCTATCAAATATGGAAAAGCTAATTAATGAGGAAAGTAAAAGTTACCGAGAAGATTCCCTGGGACTCTATTATCTTGAGGAACGATATGACTATATAAAAGAACATGGTTTTAAAGTATATGGTGCTGTCGTAACGGGTCCGGTGAAGGAGCTCATAAAATTAAGAGATGTAAAGGAGATTCAAAGTCCGACACTTGGGGATTTTGAATACTGGAATTGGGTTCCGAGAGAGGAGTAG
- a CDS encoding TIGR01440 family protein produces MSEDLKQWKIQLQQILEDFRKQVTLSEEDIVVIGCSTSEVMGEKIGTAGTFEVAEMIFNEFKALKESTGVGLAFQCCEHLNRALIVEKETAQKRNFEIVSVIPARTAGGAMATYAYSQFTKPVVVEFIKADAGIDIGDTFIGMHLKHVAVPIRSSIRNLGHAHVTLAKTRPKLIGGERAVYSEKVENKTC; encoded by the coding sequence ATGTCAGAGGATTTAAAGCAATGGAAAATTCAGTTGCAACAAATACTTGAGGATTTCCGTAAACAAGTCACACTTTCGGAAGAAGATATTGTAGTAATCGGATGCAGCACGAGTGAAGTGATGGGTGAGAAAATTGGAACAGCTGGGACGTTTGAAGTGGCTGAAATGATTTTTAATGAATTCAAAGCTCTAAAGGAGAGCACTGGTGTCGGGCTTGCTTTTCAATGCTGCGAACATTTAAACCGGGCACTGATTGTAGAGAAAGAAACGGCTCAAAAAAGAAACTTCGAAATCGTTTCTGTCATCCCAGCCAGAACGGCAGGGGGAGCAATGGCTACCTATGCATACAGTCAATTTACAAAGCCGGTAGTTGTTGAATTTATTAAAGCAGATGCAGGTATCGATATAGGTGATACTTTTATCGGAATGCATCTAAAACATGTAGCTGTTCCAATTCGAAGCTCCATTCGAAACCTAGGTCACGCCCATGTGACACTCGCCAAAACTCGACCTAAATTAATTGGCGGCGAGCGAGCGGTTTACAGTGAGAAGGTTGAAAATAAAACTTGTTAG
- a CDS encoding low molecular weight protein arginine phosphatase, giving the protein MINILFVCTGNTCRSPMAEAILKSKQISEMTVKSAGVFADNTSEASINTKKVLNEEGIPLDHQSSMLTREQIDWATYIFTMTTQHKFLIAERFPDAIEKTFSLKEFVEDVQADVVDPFGGPVTIYRQTYEELNQLIEKLIRKLNKK; this is encoded by the coding sequence ATGATCAATATTTTGTTTGTTTGCACAGGGAATACGTGCCGTAGCCCAATGGCAGAAGCGATTCTAAAGAGTAAACAAATTTCTGAAATGACAGTCAAATCTGCGGGTGTATTTGCCGATAATACTAGTGAAGCTTCTATAAATACGAAAAAAGTCCTAAATGAAGAAGGAATACCACTGGATCATCAGTCTTCCATGCTTACAAGAGAGCAGATTGACTGGGCTACATATATTTTTACAATGACGACTCAGCATAAGTTCTTAATTGCTGAGCGCTTCCCAGATGCGATCGAAAAAACTTTTTCGTTAAAAGAATTTGTAGAAGACGTACAAGCGGATGTAGTAGACCCATTTGGTGGACCGGTAACTATTTATCGTCAAACGTATGAGGAGCTTAACCAGTTAATTGAAAAATTAATTAGGAAATTAAATAAAAAATAG
- the glyA gene encoding serine hydroxymethyltransferase, translated as MKHLSQQDESVFAAIQDELGRQRTKIELIASENFVSEAVMEAQGSVLTNKYAEGYPGRRYYGGCEHVDVVENIARDRAKEIFGAEHVNVQPHSGAQANMAVYFTILNQGDTVLGMNLSHGGHLTHGSPVNFSGIQYNFVEYGVDPDTHRINYDDVLEKARLHKPKLIVAGASAYPRAIDFKRFKEIADEVGAYLMVDMAHIAGLVAAGLHQNPVPFADFVTTTTHKTLRGPRGGMILCKEEYAKKIDKSIFPGIQGGPLMHVIAAKAVAFGEALQPEFKAYAQAVIDNANSLAEGLKNEGLNIVSDGTDNHLLLIDVRSLGITGKVAEHVLDEIGITTNKNTIPFDPESPFVTSGLRIGTAAVTSRGFGLDEMTEIASIIAFTLKNHEDEAKLAEAKQRVETLTAKFTLYKEL; from the coding sequence ATGAAACATTTATCGCAGCAAGATGAAAGCGTTTTTGCAGCTATTCAAGATGAATTAGGTAGACAACGTACCAAAATTGAGCTTATTGCATCAGAGAACTTTGTAAGTGAAGCTGTAATGGAAGCTCAAGGTTCCGTTCTTACAAATAAGTATGCAGAAGGATATCCTGGACGTCGTTATTATGGCGGCTGTGAGCATGTTGATGTTGTAGAAAATATTGCGCGCGACCGAGCAAAAGAAATTTTCGGTGCAGAGCATGTAAACGTTCAACCACACTCTGGTGCTCAAGCAAATATGGCTGTTTATTTCACGATTTTAAATCAGGGTGATACAGTACTCGGAATGAATCTATCTCACGGTGGACATTTAACGCACGGTAGCCCAGTTAACTTTAGTGGAATTCAATATAATTTCGTTGAATACGGAGTTGATCCTGATACTCACCGTATTAATTATGATGATGTACTTGAAAAAGCAAGATTACATAAACCTAAATTAATCGTAGCGGGTGCTAGTGCATATCCACGTGCGATTGATTTTAAACGTTTTAAAGAAATTGCAGATGAGGTTGGCGCATACCTAATGGTAGACATGGCGCACATTGCTGGTTTAGTTGCAGCGGGTCTTCACCAGAACCCTGTACCATTTGCGGACTTCGTAACAACGACAACACATAAAACACTTCGTGGTCCACGTGGTGGAATGATTCTTTGTAAGGAAGAATACGCAAAGAAAATTGATAAATCAATCTTCCCAGGAATTCAAGGTGGCCCATTAATGCACGTAATCGCTGCAAAAGCTGTTGCATTTGGAGAAGCACTTCAACCTGAATTCAAAGCGTATGCACAAGCTGTTATTGATAATGCAAACTCTTTAGCAGAAGGCTTGAAAAATGAAGGCTTAAACATCGTTTCAGATGGAACGGATAATCACTTACTGTTAATTGATGTTCGTTCATTAGGAATCACTGGTAAAGTAGCAGAACATGTTCTAGATGAAATCGGGATCACAACTAATAAAAACACAATCCCATTTGACCCAGAAAGCCCATTTGTAACAAGCGGCCTTCGAATCGGAACAGCAGCAGTAACAAGTCGTGGCTTCGGACTAGACGAAATGACTGAAATCGCTTCAATCATTGCATTCACTCTAAAAAATCACGAAGACGAAGCAAAACTTGCTGAAGCAAAACAACGTGTTGAAACATTAACTGCGAAATTCACATTATATAAAGAACTATAA
- the upp gene encoding uracil phosphoribosyltransferase: protein MGKVYVFDHPLIQHKLTYIRDISTGTKEFRELVDEVASLMAFEITRDLPLQEVEVETPVEVAKSKVLAGKKLGIIPILRAGLGMVDGILKLIPAAKVGHIGLYRDPETLQPVEYYVKLPSDVEERDFIVVDPMLATGGSAVEAINSLKKRGAKNIKFMCLIAAPEGVDAIKEAHPEIDIYIAALDEKLNDHGYIVPGLGDAGDRLFGTK from the coding sequence ATGGGAAAAGTATACGTATTTGATCACCCGTTAATACAGCATAAACTTACATACATACGTGACATCTCAACAGGAACAAAAGAATTCCGCGAACTAGTTGATGAAGTTGCAAGCTTAATGGCATTTGAAATCACACGAGACCTACCACTTCAAGAAGTAGAAGTAGAAACACCAGTTGAAGTGGCAAAGTCAAAAGTGCTTGCAGGTAAAAAACTTGGAATCATACCAATCCTTCGCGCTGGATTAGGGATGGTTGACGGAATCCTAAAATTAATCCCTGCTGCAAAAGTAGGACACATTGGCTTATACCGTGACCCTGAAACATTACAGCCGGTTGAATACTATGTAAAACTACCTTCTGATGTTGAAGAGCGTGACTTTATCGTTGTTGATCCTATGTTAGCAACTGGTGGATCAGCAGTAGAAGCGATCAACTCTCTAAAAAAACGCGGTGCAAAAAACATTAAGTTCATGTGCTTAATTGCTGCTCCAGAAGGCGTAGATGCAATTAAAGAAGCACACCCGGAAATCGATATCTATATCGCAGCACTTGATGAAAAGTTAAATGACCACGGCTACATCGTACCTGGCTTAGGTGACGCTGGTGACCGCTTATTCGGAACGAAATAA
- a CDS encoding L-threonylcarbamoyladenylate synthase, translating to MNTKIWTVNNFEGNIESFPQIQEAAKILKDNEVVAFPTETVYGLGANALSDEAVAKIFEAKGRPSDNPLIVHIATKDQLTNIAVDIPDMVQTLVTHFWPGPLTLVLKKKDQSVGEKVTAGLETVAVRMPDHPIALALLKAADLPLAAPSANLSGKPSPTSAKHVIDDLEGRIAGIIDGGATGVGLESTVLDCTEKIPVILRPGGVTKEQLEEVIGEVRLDRALLVEGQAPKSPGMKYIHYAPIAPLVIVEGSPQFIQTLVDKKTEEGLRVGVLTTEENKHYYKADAVLDCGMRSDLQSVASKLYDVLRTFDMTNVDFIYSEWFPQVGVGQAIMNRLLKAAGNQVISE from the coding sequence ATGAATACAAAAATATGGACTGTGAATAACTTTGAAGGGAATATAGAGAGTTTTCCACAGATTCAGGAAGCTGCCAAGATTCTAAAAGATAACGAAGTGGTAGCCTTTCCAACTGAAACTGTTTATGGATTAGGTGCAAATGCACTTTCTGATGAGGCAGTAGCTAAAATTTTTGAAGCAAAAGGGCGTCCTAGTGACAATCCCTTAATCGTACATATAGCAACAAAGGATCAACTTACGAATATAGCTGTGGATATTCCAGACATGGTTCAAACCTTGGTCACTCATTTTTGGCCAGGTCCTTTAACACTTGTTTTAAAGAAAAAAGATCAATCAGTAGGTGAAAAGGTAACCGCAGGATTAGAAACAGTTGCAGTCCGTATGCCTGACCACCCAATTGCACTTGCCTTACTTAAAGCAGCAGACCTACCACTTGCAGCACCGAGTGCAAACCTTTCTGGAAAGCCAAGCCCAACAAGCGCGAAGCATGTTATTGATGATTTAGAAGGCAGAATAGCTGGAATCATTGATGGTGGAGCAACAGGGGTTGGACTTGAATCAACTGTGTTGGACTGTACAGAGAAAATTCCTGTTATCTTAAGGCCAGGTGGTGTGACGAAGGAACAGTTAGAAGAAGTTATAGGCGAGGTTAGATTGGATCGTGCTCTTCTTGTAGAAGGACAAGCCCCTAAGTCACCAGGAATGAAGTACATTCACTATGCACCAATTGCACCTCTAGTTATTGTTGAGGGAAGTCCCCAATTTATTCAAACTCTTGTGGATAAGAAAACTGAAGAGGGCTTAAGGGTAGGAGTTCTAACTACTGAAGAAAATAAACATTACTATAAGGCAGATGCAGTTCTTGATTGTGGTATGAGATCAGACTTACAGAGTGTTGCTAGCAAATTGTATGATGTTTTACGGACATTTGATATGACGAATGTAGATTTTATATACAGTGAATGGTTTCCGCAAGTTGGAGTAGGCCAAGCGATCATGAATCGATTATTAAAAGCAGCAGGTAATCAAGTTATAAGTGAATAA
- a CDS encoding manganese efflux pump MntP family protein encodes MSVASVIGEFLTLFVMALALGMDAFSVGLGMGLIQLRLKQIFYIGITIGLFHVWMPLVGMTIGRFLSEKFGMIATIAGGILLLILGFQMILASFKDDDQRMITPVGFGLFIFALSVSLDSFSVGLSLGIYGARTIVTILMFGVVSMILTWIGLLLGRRVQGWFGSYSEALGGSILLAFGIKLLLPF; translated from the coding sequence ATGAGTGTAGCTTCGGTAATTGGAGAGTTTTTAACTTTATTTGTGATGGCATTGGCATTAGGAATGGATGCATTCTCGGTAGGACTTGGAATGGGTCTAATCCAACTTCGACTAAAGCAAATATTTTACATAGGTATCACAATTGGTTTATTCCATGTTTGGATGCCCTTAGTGGGGATGACAATAGGACGATTTTTATCTGAAAAATTTGGGATGATTGCAACTATAGCTGGTGGAATTCTATTGTTAATTTTAGGTTTCCAAATGATCCTTGCATCCTTTAAAGATGATGATCAGCGAATGATCACCCCAGTCGGATTTGGATTATTTATATTTGCGCTTAGTGTTAGCTTGGACAGCTTCTCTGTTGGCTTGAGCCTTGGAATCTATGGCGCTAGAACTATTGTAACGATTCTCATGTTTGGGGTAGTTAGTATGATCCTTACTTGGATAGGTCTATTGCTCGGAAGACGTGTACAAGGCTGGTTTGGCTCCTATAGTGAGGCATTAGGTGGTAGTATCTTATTAGCCTTTGGGATTAAACTTTTACTGCCATTTTAA
- the rpiB gene encoding ribose 5-phosphate isomerase B produces the protein MKVAIASDHGGINIREEIKSLMKEMNIEYIDLGCECNTSVDYPDYAVPVAEKVANGEVDRGILVCGTGIGMSIAANKVKGIRCALVHDTFSAKATREHNDSNVLAMGERVIGPGLARDIAKVWLTTEFEGGRHEKRVNKMMDYENTVK, from the coding sequence ATGAAAGTAGCAATCGCATCAGATCACGGTGGAATCAATATCCGTGAAGAAATTAAAAGCTTAATGAAAGAAATGAACATAGAATACATAGATTTAGGCTGTGAATGCAATACATCTGTCGACTACCCAGACTATGCAGTACCAGTAGCAGAAAAAGTAGCAAATGGTGAAGTAGACCGTGGGATCCTAGTTTGCGGAACAGGAATTGGAATGAGTATCGCAGCAAACAAAGTAAAAGGAATCCGCTGTGCACTAGTACATGATACATTTAGTGCCAAAGCAACTCGTGAACATAATGATAGCAATGTCCTAGCCATGGGTGAGCGTGTAATCGGCCCAGGTTTAGCAAGAGACATTGCAAAAGTATGGTTAACCACTGAATTTGAAGGTGGAAGACATGAAAAACGTGTGAACAAAATGATGGACTATGAGAATACAGTAAAGTAG
- a CDS encoding methyl-accepting chemotaxis protein, producing the protein MEEKKRYKFGLRLKLVTFITLLAIVTYTTSAVFIYFLQGYVEHIVNEQLFTIITLLMGIFWSGVLAYFAAGFITKPLQQVERIAIKAANGQIDEDVIVSKSDDEIRSLGLAFNKMLHNLREMVSNIEENFENTNAKVVEISKASSLASDQADNISRTITEISRGADSSAVSIQETAESVEDVIKIAEEVQEKAQTSEKLSSEMVETLHESSGIVRSLVEGITKLAEDNQVSLQAVRRLEENAKKVENIISLVGDIAGQTNLLALNASIEAARAGEHGKGFAVVAEEVRTLADQSSKAVQGITELIKNIQREVENVVSQITEQVEVANQESKKGATTNNAIVEMTESVNEVAGAVKQIAVLVERQMDSIRDTARQSQEVAAIAEETSAGAEEVTASTQEQATVMGDVEKLAGELANQAEKLKQTIERFSY; encoded by the coding sequence GTGGAAGAAAAAAAGCGATATAAATTTGGTTTACGATTAAAGCTAGTAACATTTATTACGTTATTAGCAATTGTCACTTATACAACAAGTGCGGTCTTTATTTACTTTTTACAAGGGTATGTAGAACATATCGTGAATGAACAGTTATTTACGATTATCACTCTACTGATGGGTATCTTTTGGTCTGGGGTTCTAGCCTATTTTGCTGCAGGATTCATTACAAAGCCATTGCAGCAGGTTGAAAGAATCGCGATTAAAGCAGCAAATGGTCAGATTGATGAAGATGTAATCGTTTCAAAATCAGATGATGAAATCCGTTCATTAGGCCTGGCTTTTAACAAAATGCTTCATAACCTACGTGAGATGGTTAGCAATATTGAGGAAAACTTTGAAAATACGAATGCAAAAGTAGTAGAAATCTCGAAGGCTTCAAGCTTAGCATCTGATCAGGCTGATAACATTTCGAGAACAATAACAGAAATTTCAAGAGGTGCTGATAGTTCAGCAGTGTCTATTCAAGAAACGGCTGAGTCTGTGGAAGATGTAATTAAAATTGCTGAAGAAGTTCAGGAAAAGGCACAAACATCAGAAAAACTATCATCAGAAATGGTAGAAACACTTCATGAAAGTTCAGGAATTGTTCGTTCATTAGTTGAAGGTATTACAAAGTTAGCTGAAGATAATCAGGTTTCTTTACAAGCAGTTCGACGCTTAGAAGAAAATGCAAAGAAAGTAGAAAATATAATTTCACTAGTTGGTGATATTGCAGGTCAAACTAATCTTCTAGCACTAAATGCTTCAATTGAAGCTGCAAGAGCTGGTGAGCATGGAAAAGGATTTGCAGTTGTTGCTGAAGAAGTACGTACACTTGCAGATCAAAGCTCCAAAGCGGTTCAAGGAATTACTGAATTGATTAAAAATATTCAAAGAGAAGTTGAGAATGTAGTTTCTCAAATTACTGAGCAAGTGGAAGTGGCAAACCAAGAGTCGAAAAAAGGTGCAACCACAAATAATGCCATAGTTGAAATGACTGAATCAGTAAATGAAGTGGCCGGTGCTGTTAAACAGATTGCAGTATTAGTAGAACGTCAAATGGACAGTATCCGTGATACAGCAAGACAATCACAAGAAGTAGCAGCCATTGCCGAAGAAACATCTGCTGGCGCAGAAGAAGTAACAGCATCTACTCAAGAACAAGCAACAGTCATGGGCGACGTCGAAAAACTTGCAGGCGAACTAGCAAACCAAGCAGAAAAACTAAAACAAACAATCGAACGCTTCTCATACTAA